Within Ptiloglossa arizonensis isolate GNS036 chromosome 8, iyPtiAriz1_principal, whole genome shotgun sequence, the genomic segment aattatatttgaaatatatacTGCACCTTTATGTTTCTACATACAAATGttgtgttttttcttcttcaaagAAAATCAATCGTGTTAAATAAAGCAATAtatattgttacaaaatttttacaagagATCTTTATcaaattctttaaaatttctttttatcggtgttatattattaaattttccatgCTTGCCTAGTCCTGAGGTAAATTGTTTTGCTCCTTTAACACCTTCCTCGAATAGTAAATGAGATGCATTATCTTTCTCAAATTGTAAAGCTTCTTCTAATTGTTTAGCAGAAAATGTAGCAAAATGAGCAGAAATACGGTCTGCAAGTAGACTTCTTCGAGGAAACTTAATAATTGATTTAGCAAAGTTTACTGCAGTGCCTAATGCTGTAAGTAAAAGAATATTCTTGTATTTGAgaacatttatgttacacattttattatttactgtTGAATATAAAACCCTACCTGTACCAGGAGCTGTATTCTTATTAATTAAACCCCACTGAAATGCTTCATTTGCAGTAATAGGACGACCAGTTATGATAACTTCCATTGCTCTTGCATACCCAATTAAAGCAGGTAAGCGAACAGTACCCCCACATAGTATAGGAATACCAAAACGCCTATTTAAAAATCCTAGTATTGCATTGTCTTCCATTACTCTCATGTCTGTCATTAGGGCAAGTTCAAATCCTACCCCTACAGCATATCCAGTTATAGCAGAAATTAAAGGCTTTTTACTTAATTCAATTTTGTCGGCCTATAAACAattcaataattaatataatataaataacttTGTACGAGTATTCACAAAATTGTTTACTATACCAATGGACCAAATTGTGGTAaaacttcttcgtttttcccatCGTACTGTGCAATTTCGTTAAGATCATAGCCACTACAAAAGTTACCTCCTATGCCATGAAGTATACCAACTACAgatttttcatcattttcaaatttatctaaTTCCTCTGTCAATTCTTGTGTAGTTACAGAATTTAAGCAATTCTTTTTTTCAGGCCGATTTATACCAATTAGAGTAATTTCTTCAAAATGTTCtactagaatatttttttctacaataatttataattattactatatacactacaaacaaattttattctaaattttATACAAGGTAAAAtgtgttaataattattaaatttaaaactaCTATTTGACTTTAGTCTGTTGCATTATATTCTCTAACTGATCATCGCATTTgacaattgtatttaaaattgtattaattacaAAACAATTGTTtacctttttcttcttcaacCTTTATATTTTCAACCGATTTTGAGGTTAAAcatctttttaaataaactttgcAGTATTGATTAGTTGTGCCTGCTAATCTCTTTAAAGAATGCATTTGTGATGccgaattttgtttaaaattttacaaaagttaTCATAAGCCTTTTGTAACTATATTATTTATGTTAAACAAGAAAGATACTTTTAACCTAACTCGTTTtgtaatcaaatattcgaatatcaacaCACTTCTTATTGGAGAAGAATCAATTTACAAAATCGTCACTGTGCGTTTGCATAGCGTCaacattgtattttaaatattcaaggtATGTTTATATTGTAAGAATTGACAAACCAATCTATTTGATGAGAACGCGTCTTAAAGTACCTAACCAAGGTTTTACAAATGTCAAAATAGCTTTACACACTTTACATTTAAACGTGTCTAATTAATTGGAAATCGCCGTTCTTTACGTTTTATAagtaacaattttataaaataacataAATTTACAAACAGAGCTTTGAAAATggaagacttgcaaaaattagaAGAAGAAGCCAAAGCAAGGGCAACAAAATATGTATCAAATTTGTTGCAACGTCCAGGTCAATTGGAAAAAATTGATATGTACAAACGTAGAATAAGCCGGAAAAAAGCTTCTGTTGAAACTATGCTCAAAACTGCAATGCAAAGTCAATTAGATGGAGTTCGTGTAGGTTTTGAACAACTCCAAAGTTCTTTAGAGAGTATTGCTTCCATAAAGCAACATTTAAATGATATTGGTGAGTTGTTCAATCAAGTTCCAGAATTAAATGCAAAATTACAAGCTGTACAGGAGGAAAACATGCGTCATTCGCAATACGTTACTgccaaagaaaatttaaaacataCATTTACTGTTCCTGATAGTGTTGAGAAGACTAAGCAATGGATAAATGAGGGTAAACTTTTACATGCTCATCAAAGCATTATGGATCTTGAAAACTCAAGAGATGATTTGTTATATGAACTTCATAAGCTTCCAAATCAATCACCAGCTGATACAGTCATGTTAAAAGCTTACTTAGAAGACATTGAAATGCTTTCACAGTTAATGGAAAAGCAAATTAGATTAGTCCTAAGTCGTACATTGAACACTGTCAGAAAAGAACCTACAGTAATCGTAACAGCTTTAAGAATTatagaaagagaagagaaagcaGATCATTTTGCCATTCAAAGGCATAAACAGAGTGGGTTTATGCCACCTGGAAGACCTAAAAAATGGAAAGATATGGCAATGAAAGTCCTTGAAAAATCTGTAGCTAATAGGATCGAAGGAACTCATGTTGAAGAAAGGGCAGATAATAAGATGTGGTTAGTTAGGTACTTGGAACTTACAAGGCTTCTAATTTTGGAAGACTTAAGAGTTGGTAAAACTTTATGTGAACCCTGTTTTCCACCTTGGTATAATATTGTAAGAACTTTTGTTAAAATGTATCACACAAGCTTGTCTCAACATTTAAAAGATATAATTGCcaatggtttagaaggaaatGAATATGTTTCCTTACTATCATGGATTATGAATACTTATACTGGACCAGAATTAATGCAGCATCCTGAATTAAATATTGATACAAGTGATATTGGTCCTCTGTTGAGTCCTGAAATTATAAATGACCTTCaagaaaaatacttgaaaaacaTGTGCcaaaattatgaggattggatGAGGAAAACTTTAGAAACTGAAAAAGTTGACTGGTGGTGTGGAGTGTTACCAGAAGGAAGTACTCAAGAGACATACTACCACACAGCAGCACctgtaattatatttcaaatgaTTGATCAGAATCTTCAAGTTACAAAAACAATTAGCATTGACTTAACAGCACAAGCATTAGTACTATGCATTGAGCAAGTTATTAAATATGGATTTATGTACAGACAAGCAATACTGGAAttcaaaaataaacattttgagGATAGAAGTCAAGTACCGTACTTTACTCATCACATGataacagttgttaataattgtttacaatTCACAGAATTGGCCCaacaaatgaaacaaatttattGGGTTCCTAATACTAGTGGAGATGCCACtgttaaatttgaaaatctgTTATCAAATTATCAACAGTTACGAAATGAAGCAGCAGCCATTCTACTAGAAGAATCTTTCTTGGATTTAGAGTTACAGTTTCAAGATTTAATTACTCCTAAATGGCTATCATCTCCTATTCCAGTAGAGACTATTTGCGTGACCTTGGAAGATTATTTTCAAGATTACAATCATTTATGTCCAAAGAATTTTGAATATGTCATTACAGAAGCACAGAATCTAATTGCAAAACGTTATATTTCTGCTATGATGCAACGAAAAATATCTTTAAAAACATATGATGAGTGTTTAACATGCACTTCAAAAATAATGACAGAAGCAGACAAACTGAAGAATTTTTTTGATCGAATAGCTCCAAAAGTAGGAAACTTCAATTCTCCATTTGAAATAATCAAACGCCTAGCAGAAGTATTGCGTTGTGAAGACTCTGAAATACTTTCTCTTGATTTACATTCCTTGGTTGAAAAATATCCAGATATGACTGAAGACCATTTAGTAAGATTACTAGGTCTTAGAGGTGATATTTCTCGTAGCGAAGCAAGAGAAAAAGTTTCATTCATTTTAGAAGCTCAGCGTAATCGTAAAGCTCCACAATCTATCACGCATAGCATATTCAAACAAATAGTTATACAGGATAGTTTTCTTAGTTGGAAGCCTTGagatttaaaaacaaattgcaaattaattttttacatatcACTATTGAAGGAGATCTAGAAGTGGTACAATGTACTTAAGTGACAAAATaattagtataaataatatacataaatcAATAATCAGAAATAGAATTGTTAGCaattataatgtaaataaatatttcaaatcattttttaatttaaatcatAATAGATTTGATATTTTAacagaagaaaatattatttatcattaataATCATGATTGAATATTGAATACCAGATATTCTTTTATTCTATAATGGTTACACTAATATTTATATTGTTTAGTTTGTATggaaatatgtatgtatgtacatatatgtatatgtatatattatattgcaCATGTCTATAAATTTTTAACAGTTTTAATTCTTTGCAGCTtggatttgaaattataaacaatACAATAATCAATTCCCTGCCTTAGCAACTGAACTGATCTAGATATTCATTGTAGAtagttgtatttatatatagtCATAGATGTATATCATTATCaataggagaagaaaaaaaaacaaaaatgaaagaagtaaaatacaataaaaacaatatgcctgaacgtttatttattttacagataaataatgtattataagaaatattcaaaaaatacAGAGGCTTAAGAAAACTTCGTATatgatcgtttaaaaatacaatttacttAAAAAAGAGGTTAATAGTTGAATATGACTAATCGGGATAATATTGTtcatttaatgtaaaataatgatattattgtatattattgtTAAATCTGTTACTTAATTGATTTATAGTAAGATATGTAAATTAATTAAGCCTTTACATTCATTACATatactgtaaataaatattaatattagctTTATATTAGAATTACAACTTTGTacatttaaagaatattttgttcctaACTAGAAAATTCTAGAAAAAGGTCAATAGAAAGAAaaccgtttattttatttttaatctattTAATTATATGTTGTTACAACTATAAATGTATTTAACACTTAATATTGTTAAGAAGCAATCTGTACAGAATAATTAGAtgtgattaaaaataatttgtcagTAATAAATTGATGTACTTGTTccgtatatacatatttgtacaactgtattttatttgtaacaaatattttatttattgtacgctttataaaaataaatttatatgaaTGAAATGCGTTAAACATGTTTAATTCACTTTTCTGTTCATGTATATTGTATATGGtaaaatgaatattaaaatttataaattaacatttttattgttaaaataaattaattaaattaatttatgtatataattaattttaaacgattgtactcatattattttttctattactCACTGATGTCTCTGCTATCGCATCGACCGCTCCAGTTGAGCGTGGTTGAGCGTTGCCATCGGTGGCTAGCAGGGGCTTATAGTCCAGATGAGGTTCTTGTTAATTGTCAAAGAAATAAAGACAATCAGTAAAAATTTTGCATTCTATCGTTTCTCTTTGAATGATAATacgaaatacataaaaaatgCCGCGTATTATGATAAAAGGAGGTGTTTGGCGCAACACCGAGGTAAGATTCAATTTCTAACCTGAAACCTACATTTTGATTACAAAACATCTTTTCCTaagacaatatttttttttataggacGAGATTTTAAAAGCTGCTGTTATGAAATATGGCAAAAATCAATGGAGTCGAATAGCATCCCTCTTACACAGAAAATCTGCCAAACAATGTAAAGCACGTTGGTTTGAGTGGTTGGATCCAAGTATCAAGAAAACAGAATGGAGCAGAGAGGAAGATGAAAAACTTCTTCATCTTGCAAAATTGATGCCCACACAATGGAGAACAATTGCACCAATCATTGGACGTACAGCTGCACAATGTTTAGAACGTTATGAATATCTGCTGTAAGTCAAGAAAGCATAACAATTTAATGCAGTGTCAAATTTTTATATGACTAAGTTCACACAGTTTTTATTGCATTTTATATTAGTGATCAAGctcaaaagaaagaagaaggagatgatgCTGCTGATGACCCTCGTAAACTAAAACCAGGAGAAATTGATCCAAATCCAGAAACAAAACCTGCCAGACCTGATCCTAAGGATATGGATGAAGATGGTAGAGTCTCTACTTTAGAAACTATTATTTCTTGGTATGCGTAACAAAAATAAGTGTAGTAATTTTTAGAATTGGAGATGTTATCTGAGGCACGTGCTAGGCTTGCAAATACTCAAGGCAAAAAGGCAAAACGTAAAGCCAGAGAAAAACAATTGGAAGAGGCTCGTAGACTTGCTGCTTTACAAAAACGTAGAG encodes:
- the LOC143150259 gene encoding short-chain-enoyl-CoA hydratase isoform X1 codes for the protein MHSLKRLAGTTNQYCKVYLKRCLTSKSVENIKVEEEKEKNILVEHFEEITLIGINRPEKKNCLNSVTTQELTEELDKFENDEKSVVGILHGIGGNFCSGYDLNEIAQYDGKNEEVLPQFGPLADKIELSKKPLISAITGYAVGVGFELALMTDMRVMEDNAILGFLNRRFGIPILCGGTVRLPALIGYARAMEVIITGRPITANEAFQWGLINKNTAPGTALGTAVNFAKSIIKFPRRSLLADRISAHFATFSAKQLEEALQFEKDNASHLLFEEGVKGAKQFTSGLGTEIWRTLKDSSTDTQQTKKSNYDEKREK
- the LOC143150259 gene encoding short-chain-enoyl-CoA hydratase isoform X2, producing MHSLKRLAGTTNQYCKVYLKRCLTSKSVENIKVEEEKEKNILVEHFEEITLIGINRPEKKNCLNSVTTQELTEELDKFENDEKSVVGILHGIGGNFCSGYDLNEIAQYDGKNEEVLPQFGPLADKIELSKKPLISAITGYAVGVGFELALMTDMRVMEDNAILGFLNRRFGIPILCGGTVRLPALIGYARAMEVIITGRPITANEAFQWGLINKNTAPGTALGTAVNFAKSIIKFPRRSLLADRISAHFATFSAKQLEEALQFEKDNASHLLFEEGVKGAKQFTSGLGKHGKFNNITPIKRNFKEFDKDLL
- the Sec6 gene encoding exocyst complex component Sec6; the encoded protein is MEDLQKLEEEAKARATKYVSNLLQRPGQLEKIDMYKRRISRKKASVETMLKTAMQSQLDGVRVGFEQLQSSLESIASIKQHLNDIGELFNQVPELNAKLQAVQEENMRHSQYVTAKENLKHTFTVPDSVEKTKQWINEGKLLHAHQSIMDLENSRDDLLYELHKLPNQSPADTVMLKAYLEDIEMLSQLMEKQIRLVLSRTLNTVRKEPTVIVTALRIIEREEKADHFAIQRHKQSGFMPPGRPKKWKDMAMKVLEKSVANRIEGTHVEERADNKMWLVRYLELTRLLILEDLRVGKTLCEPCFPPWYNIVRTFVKMYHTSLSQHLKDIIANGLEGNEYVSLLSWIMNTYTGPELMQHPELNIDTSDIGPLLSPEIINDLQEKYLKNMCQNYEDWMRKTLETEKVDWWCGVLPEGSTQETYYHTAAPVIIFQMIDQNLQVTKTISIDLTAQALVLCIEQVIKYGFMYRQAILEFKNKHFEDRSQVPYFTHHMITVVNNCLQFTELAQQMKQIYWVPNTSGDATVKFENLLSNYQQLRNEAAAILLEESFLDLELQFQDLITPKWLSSPIPVETICVTLEDYFQDYNHLCPKNFEYVITEAQNLIAKRYISAMMQRKISLKTYDECLTCTSKIMTEADKLKNFFDRIAPKVGNFNSPFEIIKRLAEVLRCEDSEILSLDLHSLVEKYPDMTEDHLVRLLGLRGDISRSEAREKVSFILEAQRNRKAPQSITHSIFKQIVIQDSFLSWKP